Proteins from a single region of Haloplanus sp. GDY1:
- a CDS encoding CBS domain-containing protein has protein sequence MADNATVEEYMTRDVATVSPDDSVAEVSRRIVESDGHTGFPVTDGRQVEGFISARDLLLADDDALVFTVMSDDLVVAHPEMKVNDAARVILRSGIQKLPVVDDAGNLVGIISNTDVIRSQIERATPKKVDKLLHTLEEIHDIDAAEERRRVELADLTPTQARVYADELQGRSYELEHGLAEPLVVIDNDGTLLLADGHHRVMAANRLDIEEMDAYVIVIDAGAELELGMQRTAEKEGLETIDDISVVDYARHPLIETTERLQEEDR, from the coding sequence ATGGCCGACAACGCGACCGTCGAGGAGTACATGACCCGTGACGTGGCGACCGTCTCGCCCGACGATTCGGTCGCCGAGGTGTCGCGGCGGATCGTCGAGAGCGACGGCCACACCGGCTTCCCGGTGACCGACGGCCGGCAGGTCGAGGGGTTCATCAGCGCCCGTGACCTACTGCTCGCCGACGACGACGCGCTGGTGTTCACCGTGATGTCCGACGACCTCGTGGTCGCACATCCGGAGATGAAGGTCAACGACGCCGCGCGGGTGATCCTCCGCTCGGGCATCCAGAAACTGCCAGTCGTCGACGACGCGGGCAACCTCGTCGGCATCATCTCGAACACGGACGTCATCCGGAGTCAGATCGAGCGGGCGACGCCCAAGAAGGTCGACAAACTCCTGCACACGCTGGAGGAGATTCACGACATCGACGCCGCGGAGGAGCGGCGACGGGTCGAACTGGCCGACCTCACGCCGACGCAGGCGCGGGTCTACGCCGACGAGTTACAGGGCCGGAGCTACGAACTCGAACACGGGCTGGCCGAACCGCTGGTCGTCATCGACAACGACGGCACGCTCCTCCTCGCCGACGGCCACCACCGCGTCATGGCGGCGAACCGCCTCGACATCGAAGAGATGGACGCCTACGTCATCGTCATCGACGCCGGGGCCGAACTCGAACTCGGGATGCAACGCACCGCCGAGAAGGAGGGCCTGGAGACCATCGACGACATCTCGGTCGTCGACTACGCGCGCCACCCGCTGATCGAGACGACCGAGCGCCTCCAGGAGGAGGACCGCTAG
- a CDS encoding DUF7544 domain-containing protein: protein MPSWYALAALSDARDATEDLLLPLDRGRWLRLALIALFVGVGGGVPSGGGNTSVPSGSEMPSDVSPPSMPDVGSAVAIVAGLVLLVVALFLLWSLVGAVMEFVLVRGLRDREVSIRGPFSEEFRPGLRLFAFRLAVGLVTLLLLAVPFLLVLLGGIGLSPILLVLFVPLLVLFVVVGIATSVFLGLTTDFVVPTMLVEDRGVVDAWRRIWPTIRAEWKQVALYVVAKFVLGIAVSIAVSIVVLLAAVVVAIPFALVGGALLLALSAGGAGHVVWVVVVPLVILFVLALIVVSLLVQVPVLTFVRYYSLSVLGMLVPELDLVGVDRPDEDGSDGEDDGDDDGSDGDDGDEDGSDGDDGRTDGDDGGDDDGTDDEGTDDDGGDAVDEGTTDRGVGA from the coding sequence ATGCCCTCCTGGTACGCCCTCGCGGCCCTCTCGGACGCCCGTGACGCGACCGAAGACCTCCTCCTCCCCCTGGATCGGGGGCGCTGGCTCCGCCTCGCGCTGATCGCCCTCTTCGTCGGCGTGGGCGGCGGCGTCCCGTCCGGCGGCGGCAACACGAGCGTTCCCTCCGGGTCCGAGATGCCGTCGGACGTGTCCCCGCCGTCGATGCCCGACGTCGGGTCGGCGGTGGCCATCGTCGCCGGACTGGTCCTCCTCGTCGTCGCGCTCTTCCTCCTGTGGAGCCTCGTCGGCGCCGTGATGGAGTTCGTGCTCGTTCGCGGCCTCCGCGACCGCGAGGTGTCGATCCGCGGCCCCTTCAGCGAGGAGTTCCGCCCCGGCCTGCGCCTGTTCGCCTTCCGACTCGCCGTCGGCCTCGTCACGCTGTTGCTGCTCGCCGTCCCCTTCCTGCTCGTCCTCCTCGGCGGGATCGGCCTCTCGCCGATACTCCTCGTCCTGTTCGTGCCGCTGCTCGTCCTGTTCGTCGTCGTCGGCATCGCCACGAGCGTGTTCCTGGGCCTGACGACCGACTTCGTGGTGCCGACGATGCTTGTCGAGGACCGGGGCGTCGTCGACGCCTGGCGACGCATCTGGCCGACGATCCGTGCCGAGTGGAAGCAGGTCGCCCTCTACGTCGTCGCGAAGTTCGTCCTCGGCATCGCGGTGAGCATCGCCGTCTCCATCGTCGTCCTCCTCGCCGCCGTTGTCGTGGCGATCCCGTTCGCCCTCGTGGGCGGTGCCCTGCTCCTCGCGCTGTCGGCCGGGGGCGCTGGCCACGTCGTGTGGGTCGTCGTCGTCCCGCTGGTGATCCTGTTCGTCCTCGCGCTGATCGTCGTGAGCCTCCTCGTGCAGGTGCCCGTCCTCACCTTCGTCCGGTACTACTCGCTCTCGGTGCTCGGCATGTTGGTTCCCGAACTCGACCTGGTGGGTGTGGACCGCCCGGACGAGGACGGGAGCGATGGAGAGGACGACGGTGACGACGACGGGAGCGACGGTGACGACGGTGACGAAGACGGGAGCGACGGTGACGACGGCAGAACCGACGGTGACGACGGCGGTGACGACGACGGAACCGACGACGAAGGAACCGACGACGACGGCGGGGACGCCGTCGACGAGGGGACGACCGATCGCGGGGTCGGCGCCTAG
- a CDS encoding M24 family metallopeptidase has product MTTPFERRTRRAQSRLRALGADALALSPGRDLYYLSGVDAERSDRLTLLVVPADGDPTFVVPGLEAGPVRAATWVDDVRTWADETGPDPVLDPLLDTLSPSRVLLADRMWAAVAHSLRERLPEASFGLASEVLAPLRRRKDDAELDALRAAAGAADATMEDVRALGVDAVGRTEADLAAFVEDRLAAHGGTGVAFDTIVAAGPNGADPHHASGDREIRPGDPVVLDFGTRVDGYVSDQTRTVVFDGDPPAAFEDVHRVVREAQAAGVDAVEPGASTGAVDRAARSVVEAAGYGDRFVHRTGHGVGLDVHESPDVVAGGDVELEPGMVFSVEPGVYLPDRFGVRIEDLVVVTESGAERLNRTDRGWRP; this is encoded by the coding sequence ATGACGACGCCGTTCGAACGCCGGACTCGCCGCGCCCAGTCGCGACTGCGTGCCCTCGGCGCCGACGCCCTCGCCCTCTCGCCCGGGCGGGATCTGTACTACCTGAGCGGGGTGGACGCCGAGCGAAGCGACCGGCTCACGCTGCTCGTGGTGCCCGCGGACGGCGACCCCACGTTCGTGGTCCCCGGCCTCGAAGCCGGCCCCGTCCGGGCGGCCACGTGGGTCGACGACGTGCGCACCTGGGCCGACGAGACGGGACCCGACCCCGTCCTCGACCCGCTCCTCGATACCCTCTCGCCGTCTCGCGTCCTCCTCGCCGATCGGATGTGGGCGGCCGTCGCTCACTCCCTCCGGGAGCGGTTGCCCGAGGCCTCCTTCGGCCTCGCGAGCGAGGTGCTGGCTCCCCTCCGCCGGCGGAAGGACGACGCGGAACTCGACGCCCTCCGGGCGGCCGCCGGGGCGGCCGACGCGACGATGGAGGACGTGCGTGCCCTCGGCGTCGACGCCGTTGGGCGGACGGAGGCCGACCTCGCGGCGTTCGTCGAGGACCGACTGGCGGCACACGGCGGCACGGGCGTCGCCTTCGACACCATCGTCGCCGCGGGGCCGAACGGCGCCGACCCCCATCACGCGAGCGGCGACCGGGAGATTCGACCGGGCGACCCCGTCGTCCTCGACTTCGGGACGCGGGTGGACGGCTACGTCAGCGACCAGACCCGGACCGTCGTCTTCGACGGCGACCCGCCCGCGGCGTTCGAGGACGTCCACCGGGTCGTCCGCGAGGCCCAGGCGGCGGGGGTCGACGCCGTCGAACCCGGCGCGTCCACGGGCGCGGTGGACCGGGCCGCCCGGTCGGTCGTCGAGGCCGCGGGCTACGGCGACCGGTTCGTCCACCGGACGGGCCACGGCGTCGGCCTCGACGTCCACGAGTCGCCCGACGTCGTCGCCGGCGGCGACGTGGAACTCGAACCGGGGATGGTCTTCAGCGTCGAACCCGGCGTCTACCTCCCCGACCGCTTCGGCGTGCGGATCGAGGACCTCGTGGTCGTCACCGAGTCGGGGGCCGAGCGGCTCAACCGGACGGATCGGGGCTGGCGGCCCTGA
- a CDS encoding phosphotransacetylase family protein has translation MNTLLVTATGESTGKTAIAVALGRHAQARGRSVGYMKPKGTRLQSQVGKTLDRDPMLARELLDTDDEMHEMEPIVYSPTFVRSALEGRERPDELRERVREGFDAVAEGRDLVIVEGGGRVTTGGVVDLTDADVAELLDAEVVLVAEYGTPTDVDETLAAARRLGDRLAGVLFNRVADAAYDEVESLVAPFLEGKGIPVLGVLPRESELAGVSVADLAGELGAELLTDVPTDGVVERFLVGAMSGEEALRFFRRTKDAAVVTGGDRSDIHTAALEAPGVKCLVLTGGRRPPAAVLGTAAEKGVPILLCSADTLTTLERAEEVVRSGRTRDERTVEVMGDLLTDHADVDALLGVGEG, from the coding sequence ATGAACACCCTACTCGTCACCGCGACCGGAGAGAGCACAGGCAAGACGGCCATCGCCGTCGCGCTCGGCCGCCACGCACAGGCCCGGGGCCGGAGCGTCGGCTACATGAAACCGAAGGGGACGCGCCTCCAGAGCCAGGTGGGCAAGACGCTGGACCGCGACCCCATGCTGGCGCGCGAACTCCTCGACACCGACGACGAGATGCACGAGATGGAGCCCATCGTCTACTCGCCGACGTTCGTCCGGTCGGCGCTGGAGGGCCGGGAGCGCCCCGACGAACTCCGCGAGCGCGTCCGCGAGGGCTTCGACGCCGTCGCCGAGGGGCGGGACCTGGTGATCGTCGAGGGGGGCGGCCGCGTGACCACCGGGGGCGTCGTCGACCTGACCGACGCCGACGTGGCGGAACTGCTCGACGCCGAGGTGGTCCTGGTCGCGGAGTACGGGACGCCGACGGACGTCGACGAGACGCTCGCTGCGGCCCGACGGCTGGGCGACCGGCTGGCGGGCGTCCTCTTCAACCGCGTGGCCGACGCCGCCTACGACGAGGTGGAGAGCCTCGTCGCGCCGTTCCTCGAGGGGAAGGGGATTCCCGTCCTGGGCGTCCTGCCCCGCGAGTCGGAACTCGCGGGGGTCAGCGTCGCCGACCTGGCGGGCGAACTCGGCGCCGAACTCCTGACCGACGTCCCGACCGACGGCGTCGTCGAGCGGTTCCTCGTCGGCGCGATGAGCGGCGAGGAGGCGCTTCGCTTCTTCCGCCGGACGAAAGACGCCGCGGTCGTCACGGGGGGTGACCGGTCGGACATCCACACAGCCGCGCTCGAAGCGCCCGGGGTGAAGTGTCTGGTGCTCACGGGCGGTCGACGGCCGCCTGCGGCGGTCCTCGGCACCGCCGCCGAGAAGGGCGTCCCCATCCTGCTTTGCTCGGCCGACACGCTCACGACGCTCGAACGCGCCGAGGAGGTGGTCCGGAGCGGCCGCACGCGCGACGAGCGCACGGTCGAGGTGATGGGCGACCTGCTGACCGATCACGCCGACGTGGACGCGCTACTCGGGGTCGGCGAAGGGTGA